TTCGAACAGCTCCCCGATAGCGGTATCAAGCCCGCCGGTGATGTTGGGTGGGAACCCCCAGCCCAGCATCAGCACGTTCGGTGGCATCTCTGTCACTGGCTCTCTCATCAGAGCATCAAATGGATACAATATATATGTTTGCGTGCGGCCGTCTCCGGACCTACAAGCAGACACGATGGCAGTCAACAACCCCGCCCATTGAAATGCCTGTCAGGGCAACAGGTGCGTATGCAATTCGAACGGCAGAGCGGGGTGTTTCTCCACCAGACGTCGCTCCCGGGGCCACACGGCATCGGTGACCTCGGTGCCGGCGCGCGGGCGTTCGTCGACTTCCTCGATCGGGCGGACCAGTCGCTATGGCAGTTCTGTCCCCTCGGTCCCACAGCGAGCATCCACGGGAACTCCCCGTATCAGTCGTCGTCCGCCTTCGCCGGAAACCCGCTGCTCGTCGATCTCCGCGACCTCGTCGACCGTGGCTATCTCACAGAGGCTGCCATCGAACCGTCGGACGATCTCTCCCAACAGCACGTCAAATACGACCGCGTGACCGAGTTCAAGACGGGTCGGCTCCGGGACGCGTACGCGACCTTCGACGAGAGCGCAAGCGACGCGGACCAGCAGTCGTTCGCCGAGTTCTGCGAGCGCGAATCGGGGTGGCTGGACGACTACGCGCTGTTTACGGCGCTGAAAGCCGAGTTCGACGATGCCGGCTGGATGGACTGGCCGGACGATATCAGGACGCGTGAGCCAGCGGCCATGGAGCGATACCGGGACGAACTGGCCGCGGACATCCGCTATCACAAGTTCGTCCAGTGGTGTTTCGACAGCCAGTGGCAGGCGCTGGCCGAGTATGCGGCCGAGCGGGACATTGGCCTCGTCGGCGACCTCCCCATCTACGTGGGCCTCGACTCGGCGGACGTCTGGGCGTACCCGGAGGTGTTCCGCCTCGACGACGACCACCAGCCAGCAGAGGTGGCTGGCGTCCCACCCAATCCCGGCGACGACGGCCAGCGGTGGGGGAATCCAGTGTATGACTGGGACGCCCTCCGCGCGAACGACTACGGCTGGTGGGTCGACCGCTTCGAGCGACTGTTCGACCTCGTCGATATCGCCCGCATCGACCACTTCAAGGGCTTCGACGAGTTCTGGTCGATCCCGGCCGAGGCCGAGGACCCGGCCGCCGGCCAGTGGCGCGACGGCCCCGGCGCACACTTCTTCGAGACGGTCAGAGACAGGCTCGGCGAACTCCCGTTTTTCGTCGAGGACTTGGGCTTTCTCGACGAGAGCATCGTCGCGCTCCGGGACGAGTTCGGTTTCCCCGGCATGCGAGTGCCGCAGTACGCCGACTGGTGTGAAGAGGGCCATATGTACCAGCCGATGCATTACCCCGAGCAGTCCGTCGGCTACACCTCGACCCACGATACAGACACTCTCGCCGGATACTACCGTGACCTTTCGGACCGGCAACGGGACTGCCTTCACTACAACCTCGGCACTGACGGCGACCGGATCAACTGGGACCTCATCGAGGCGGTATGGAACTCGAATGCAGTCGTCGCAATGACCACAATGCAGGACCTGCTCGGCCTCGACAGCGACGCCCGGTTCAACGTCCCCGGCACGGCGACCGGAAACTGGGAGTGGCGAGTGCCCGCCGATGACCTTGACGACGACATCGCCGAGCGCCTTCGTCAGGTCACCGACAGGACAATCCGCTGAGTACCCTCAGAACTGCAGAATGCCGTCCTCTGTGACGACCGTATCGAGCAGGCGGGTCGGCGTCGCGTCGTAGCCCGGGTTCCCGATGTCGAACCCCTCCGGCGGTTCCAGCATCACGTCTGAGCCTTGCCGGAACGTGTTTCTGAATGTGAAGCCGCTGCCGATGAACTTCGACGATGTCCCGACGACGGTCACGGGGACATCCATCTCGTTGGCCGTTGCGGCCAGCGGCAACGTTCCGATGCGGTTGTACACCACGTCGTCGATGAGGCAGTTCATGCCGACGAAGACGCGGTCGGCTTCCGAAAGGTAGTGACCTGCCGCCCCATCGACAATGAGCGTCACGTCGGCTCCGTCCCGGTCGGCCAACTGGCGGGCGGTTCGACGGCCTAAGAAATGCGGCCGCGACTCTCTCGCGTATAGGTGGAACTCTTTCCCATCGTCAAGCGCCGCCATGAGCGTCGCCGTCACTGTCGAGGAGTTCTCGTGAGTCACCAGTACGTCGCCATCGTCGATGAGCGTCGCCGCCCGCTCCGCTGCGCGGTCCTTGCTGGTCTCGATTTCCGTGACGACCTCGTCGATTGTGTCGAGCAGTCGCTCCTTGGCCGCCGAGACAGAGTCGGGGTCGGCGTCTTTCAGGTCCGAGACGATACGTTGCTGTGTGGTGTATAGCGGTGCGTGCGAGCGGTTCGCTCGCTGGAGCGCGCTGCTGTTGCGCTCGACCACGCGGAGGAAGTCCTCGACCGTGTGGCACTCGCGGTCGGTCAGTTCGCGGAGTGCCTTGGCAGCTTTCACGGCGGCAATCGAGGAACTCTGTGTCTCCATTTCCTCGATCTGCCGCACGGTCTCGTTTATCATGAGAGCATGTGCGGCTGCCACCCTTATAACAGTACAGCCGGTCGACAGCCCTTTTGGCGGCTCAAATCAGGGCCACGGAGCGTGGTTACGCCGACTCGACCACGTCTTCATCGGTCGGCCCCTGACCGTCGAACTCGGCCACGAGTGCGTCCAACTGCTTCGGATCGTCGACGTTGGGGAGCGTCTGGTCTGCAGTCCGGCAGTCGGCGTCGACGCCGAGGGCGTCACAGACGAGGTCTGCCGTCGCCTCGGCCATCTGCCGGTAGGTGGTCAGCTTGCCGCCGACGATGCTCGCCATGTTGTCGACGCCGTCGTCAGTGTGGTCGAGCAGAAAGAAGCCTCGCGAGATCCCGCGGCCGCCCCGCTCGTCCTCGTCTGGTGCGTAGAGCGGCCGAACACCCCACCAAGTCCGGACCTCGGGCGCATCTGCAACTGGGGGCAGCATCGCCGCACACTCCGCGATACTCTCCTCGATTTCCCACTGCTCCGTCTCGTACTCGTCCGGGTCGCGGACGGGGACGCTCGTCGTTCCGAGAACGGCCTCGCGCTCGTGTGGCACGACGATATCGCCATCGTCGGGGTCCCGACAGCGGTTGAGCACCGGTCCGAGGTCGTTGTACTCGATGGAGACCATCACGCCCCGTGTCGGTTGCATCTCGACATCGAGGTCGGCCATCGCGGCGAACTCGCCCGCCCATGCACCGGTCGCGCTGACGACGTAGTCGGCCTCGATAGTGTCGCCAACTGTCCCGCCGACCTGTACGCCGGTTACCTGTCCGTCCGCTACGAGCACGTCTTCCACGGGCGCATGTGGATGGATGTCTGCGCCGTGGTCGCGCGCGTCGGCGGCGTTTGCGGCGACGAGCCGCGACGGGTAGATGACGGCGTCGGGAACTTCGAACGCGCGTTCGACGTCGGCAGTGAGGTCGGGCACTCGCTCACGGGCTGTATCGGCGTCCAGCGTCTCGACGGGAATGCCGATCTCCGCACAGGCCGCCCGCTTGGCCTCGAAGTAGTCGGGGTCGTCCCCGGCAAGCTGGACGAACAACCCACCGGTGTCACGGATACAGGCCCCGGCGATATCCTTGAGTATCCGGTTTTCGGTGATGCATTCCTCGGCACCGACCCGGTCTGCCTCGGCGTAGCGGGCACCGCTGTGGAGCAGCCCGTGCGAGCGCCCGGAGGTGCCACTTGTCAGCCCGTCACGCTCGACGAGTGTCACGTCGACGCCCCGGAGGGAGAGGTCACGAGCGACGCCAGCGCCGGTCGCACCACCACCGACGACGAGGACATCGGTCTCAATTGCCATGTATCTCGTTAGGGTAGACGACGTAAGGCTCCTCCGGCACCGGGTGTTTCGGCGACTGTGCGTCCAATTTCAGCACCGAGAAACCGACCGTGGCCGATGAACGCGAAGCCAGCAAACCCTGCTGGATCGAAGGAGTGAGAGACGGTTCCAGTAGCTGTTGTCGTCGGCGCTGTGACGGTGGAAAATAGCAATGGCTGCCGCTCTGGATTGCTGCACCCCTTTCACTCGGAACGAACGGGGCGCTCGATCAGATATCCTGACCGGTCGGCCTGATCAGAAGTTCGTTCACGTCTACGCGAGCGGGCTGACTCGTCGCGTACACGATGCCACGAGCGATGTCGTCGGGGTGGAGCATCGGGAGGTCCATCTCCGCGAACCGCTCAAGCACCTGCTCGTCCGGAACGTGTGTCGCGAGCTCCGTATCGACGGCACCCGGTTCGATAACTGTCGTCCGGATGCCCTGTGTCGTCACTTCCTGCCGGACCGCTTCAGTGAACGCGTTCACCCCGAACTTTGTCGCGTTGTAGCCGCTCGAATCGGCCGAGGCTCGGCGGCCCGCGACGGAGGAGACGTTGACGATGTGGCCGCTCTCCTGTTCTTGCATGACCGGAAGCACCGCATGAGTGAGGTTCATCAGCCCGAGCAGGTTCACCTCGACCATCTGCCGGAGGTTCGAGCGATCTGCCCGTTCCAGCGGTTCGAGCAGCATGACGCCGGCGTTGTTGACGAGGATGTCGATGCGACCGTACTCGTCGGTCGTCGCGTCGACCAGCGAGTCGATGTCGCCTTCGTCGGTCACGTCGGTCGGCACAACCAGTGCATCCCCGCCGGCCGACTCGATCCGGTCCGCCAGATCCTCCAGTTCCTCAGCGCGGCGGGCCGCGAGTACAACACTCGCGCCCGCGTCAGCCAGCGCCTCAGCGGTCGCCTCACCGATTCCCGATGACGCGCCGGTTACAATCGCAACGTCGCCTGCAAGTCGCTGTGCGTCGTGGTCGTCTGCCGCAGATTCGTCTGACATCGTTGCTTAGTAGGTCCGACAGCCACGAGCCTGCTTTGCTTACTGATAAGCCCATTTATATGTGGGGTGGCGCATATGCAGTCGAACAGGGCGGTGGCTACTGCACGAGGGCGTTCCGGAACTGGTCGGGACCGACCGTCGAACTGATGAGCTGTTTTTCAGCCCGACGCAGGAGATCGGACGCCGCGGCAGCCGACACATCAAGCTTGTCGGCGAGTTCCGCCGTCGAACACCGACGCGGTGAGTCGTAGTATCCCGACGAGAGAGCGACAGACATCGCCCGATACTGCCTATCCGTGAGCCCGAACTGGTCGCGCTCGCCGGGGTTCTCGGGGTCCGAAGCGATGTTCAGTAGTTCGAGTGGGATGTCGTTGACCGCACACCTGTCTTGCAGCGCGCTGAACGCGTCGTAATCCGAGAACACCTTCTGCTCCCGTATCCCGTCGCCGGTGACCGTCGCGTCCATCGCCACGCCCTCGAACTCCTCCGGGTCGTGTGACGCGATGAGGTTCGGTGCGCTGTCGACGACCACCTTGTAGAACCAGCCATCGGCCGTCTGTCCGATCTCCGCCGCGTCGGTGACCTGTGACCGTGCGTCGAGTTCGCGCTCGAAGGCGTCGCGGGAGCCAGCGTCGACGCTAACTGTAAGCAGTAGCTTTCCGTCTTCGAGGCCGACGGCGTTCGAAATCGAGAGTTCGCCGCTCGGAATCGAATCCGCCACGCCGACCAGCGGCAGCGTCTCGTCCGCGAGGAGGATTTCAGCAACGATGGCCATAGCGTGTCATCGGATGCGACGTATATAGTCGCCAGCATAGCGCTTACGGGAGTCACACGCTGACAGTACCACTCCGGACTCGCCGCCGCTCAGTCAGTACTGGTCTCTGTCTCCCCGCCCAGCAATCGTTGCAGCTGTTCGATCAAGGAGCGGCTTGCGGGCTGCCCACGATACACCCGCACGGAATCGAAGCCGGCATAGCCGTGGGCCCCGGATTCGTCCCGCTCCCAGTACAGCCACCCTGTCTCCTCCCCACCGTCGAACCCCATCTCATCGACTGGGAACGTGAGAACGACCGACGCCTTGCCGTCTTCAGCATCGTCGTCTGGGTCCCTGATTTCGCCATCGTCGACGGGCCGAGCGCCCTCGCCGTTTTCCAGTGCGAGACGCGAACCGAACCGATACCGA
The Haloarcula sp. CBA1129 genome window above contains:
- the malQ gene encoding 4-alpha-glucanotransferase — encoded protein: MQFERQSGVFLHQTSLPGPHGIGDLGAGARAFVDFLDRADQSLWQFCPLGPTASIHGNSPYQSSSAFAGNPLLVDLRDLVDRGYLTEAAIEPSDDLSQQHVKYDRVTEFKTGRLRDAYATFDESASDADQQSFAEFCERESGWLDDYALFTALKAEFDDAGWMDWPDDIRTREPAAMERYRDELAADIRYHKFVQWCFDSQWQALAEYAAERDIGLVGDLPIYVGLDSADVWAYPEVFRLDDDHQPAEVAGVPPNPGDDGQRWGNPVYDWDALRANDYGWWVDRFERLFDLVDIARIDHFKGFDEFWSIPAEAEDPAAGQWRDGPGAHFFETVRDRLGELPFFVEDLGFLDESIVALRDEFGFPGMRVPQYADWCEEGHMYQPMHYPEQSVGYTSTHDTDTLAGYYRDLSDRQRDCLHYNLGTDGDRINWDLIEAVWNSNAVVAMTTMQDLLGLDSDARFNVPGTATGNWEWRVPADDLDDDIAERLRQVTDRTIR
- a CDS encoding translation initiation factor eIF-2B, whose protein sequence is MINETVRQIEEMETQSSSIAAVKAAKALRELTDRECHTVEDFLRVVERNSSALQRANRSHAPLYTTQQRIVSDLKDADPDSVSAAKERLLDTIDEVVTEIETSKDRAAERAATLIDDGDVLVTHENSSTVTATLMAALDDGKEFHLYARESRPHFLGRRTARQLADRDGADVTLIVDGAAGHYLSEADRVFVGMNCLIDDVVYNRIGTLPLAATANEMDVPVTVVGTSSKFIGSGFTFRNTFRQGSDVMLEPPEGFDIGNPGYDATPTRLLDTVVTEDGILQF
- a CDS encoding FAD-dependent oxidoreductase, whose protein sequence is MAIETDVLVVGGGATGAGVARDLSLRGVDVTLVERDGLTSGTSGRSHGLLHSGARYAEADRVGAEECITENRILKDIAGACIRDTGGLFVQLAGDDPDYFEAKRAACAEIGIPVETLDADTARERVPDLTADVERAFEVPDAVIYPSRLVAANAADARDHGADIHPHAPVEDVLVADGQVTGVQVGGTVGDTIEADYVVSATGAWAGEFAAMADLDVEMQPTRGVMVSIEYNDLGPVLNRCRDPDDGDIVVPHEREAVLGTTSVPVRDPDEYETEQWEIEESIAECAAMLPPVADAPEVRTWWGVRPLYAPDEDERGGRGISRGFFLLDHTDDGVDNMASIVGGKLTTYRQMAEATADLVCDALGVDADCRTADQTLPNVDDPKQLDALVAEFDGQGPTDEDVVESA
- a CDS encoding SDR family oxidoreductase, whose product is MSDESAADDHDAQRLAGDVAIVTGASSGIGEATAEALADAGASVVLAARRAEELEDLADRIESAGGDALVVPTDVTDEGDIDSLVDATTDEYGRIDILVNNAGVMLLEPLERADRSNLRQMVEVNLLGLMNLTHAVLPVMQEQESGHIVNVSSVAGRRASADSSGYNATKFGVNAFTEAVRQEVTTQGIRTTVIEPGAVDTELATHVPDEQVLERFAEMDLPMLHPDDIARGIVYATSQPARVDVNELLIRPTGQDI
- a CDS encoding helix-turn-helix domain-containing protein, whose amino-acid sequence is MAIVAEILLADETLPLVGVADSIPSGELSISNAVGLEDGKLLLTVSVDAGSRDAFERELDARSQVTDAAEIGQTADGWFYKVVVDSAPNLIASHDPEEFEGVAMDATVTGDGIREQKVFSDYDAFSALQDRCAVNDIPLELLNIASDPENPGERDQFGLTDRQYRAMSVALSSGYYDSPRRCSTAELADKLDVSAAAASDLLRRAEKQLISSTVGPDQFRNALVQ